Proteins from one Flavobacterium sp. N2038 genomic window:
- a CDS encoding DUF6913 domain-containing protein translates to MFLNYIKEFCVKKSLKKNLRISKNEVFTSNAQTIGLLIDESDSLYSKELMTELVSHGIAQKNIKIVTYRDKFEKKKEYSELTFGKKHMNWKGEVTEVFLNEFIETEFDLLISYYEKEKPILMLITSMSKAKFKVGFSSVDARLNRLMIDTAIGNYKLFVSELFMYLKRIK, encoded by the coding sequence ATGTTTTTAAATTATATAAAGGAATTTTGTGTAAAAAAATCATTAAAAAAAAACCTGCGTATAAGCAAAAACGAAGTATTTACAAGTAATGCGCAAACAATTGGTTTATTGATAGATGAAAGTGATTCATTATATTCAAAAGAATTGATGACTGAATTGGTTTCTCACGGAATTGCTCAGAAGAACATTAAAATTGTAACTTACCGGGATAAATTTGAGAAGAAAAAAGAGTACTCAGAGTTAACTTTTGGTAAAAAGCATATGAATTGGAAGGGAGAAGTTACTGAAGTTTTTCTGAACGAATTTATAGAAACAGAATTTGATCTTTTGATTAGTTATTATGAAAAAGAAAAACCAATTCTAATGCTGATTACAAGTATGTCAAAAGCAAAATTTAAGGTAGGATTTTCTTCGGTAGACGCAAGATTAAACCGATTGATGATTGATACCGCAATTGGGAATTATAAACTTTTCGTTTCAGAATTGTTTATGTATTTAAAAAGAATAAAATAA
- a CDS encoding 5'-nucleotidase C-terminal domain-containing protein: protein MVKLKKYNVFLKLFVIFLTLFFIFSCSPKNYNLTKIEGKQIPVTEKGAQTPEIENFIKPYRDHINKDLDSVLAYCPETLDKSTGKWQTTIGCLLADVCAQRGNLVFKSRENKTIDLCLLNHGGIRAILPKGNVTSRTAFEIMPFENNLVVIALKGEQIQDIAAYIIKEKKPQPLSGMTFTITKDKTAKNILIQGKPLDINKVYYVATNDYLANGGDSMSFFAKGVQKFDLNYKLRNVLIDYFKEVDTIPAPKDIRITEE from the coding sequence ATGGTAAAACTAAAAAAGTATAACGTGTTTTTAAAACTTTTTGTTATATTCTTAACACTTTTTTTTATATTTTCCTGCAGCCCGAAAAATTACAATCTAACAAAGATTGAAGGAAAACAAATTCCAGTTACCGAAAAAGGAGCTCAAACTCCCGAAATTGAAAATTTTATTAAACCATATCGCGATCATATTAATAAGGATCTGGATAGTGTTTTGGCATATTGCCCTGAAACTCTTGATAAGAGTACCGGAAAATGGCAAACTACAATTGGCTGTTTACTTGCTGATGTTTGTGCACAAAGAGGAAATCTTGTTTTTAAATCACGAGAAAATAAGACTATTGATCTGTGCCTTTTAAACCATGGTGGAATTCGCGCTATTTTACCAAAAGGAAATGTAACAAGCAGAACTGCTTTTGAAATTATGCCTTTTGAAAACAATCTGGTTGTTATCGCGCTAAAAGGAGAACAAATTCAGGATATTGCTGCTTATATTATTAAGGAGAAGAAACCGCAACCTTTATCAGGGATGACTTTTACAATTACAAAAGACAAAACGGCAAAGAATATTCTAATTCAGGGAAAACCTCTTGATATAAACAAAGTATACTACGTTGCAACTAATGACTACTTAGCAAATGGTGGAGACAGTATGAGTTTCTTTGCAAAAGGTGTTCAGAAATTTGATCTAAACTATAAACTTCGAAATGTATTGATTGATTATTTTAAGGAAGTGGACACAATTCCGGCTCCTAAAGATATCAGAATTACTGAAGAATAA